Proteins encoded within one genomic window of Thioploca ingrica:
- a CDS encoding putative aspartyl protease, whose protein sequence is MTQLPQRLGKGMIYAAWILVLVLLTLFFNHFIERQNNPNQAPVTQYHQEGYRQVILQRNRSGHYVANGSINNQSVVFFLDTGATTVSIPESVALRLNLQRGTPLLMETANGTVTTYSTLIESVALGEIKLNEVRASINPTMQGEEVLLGMSFLKQLEFSQRGDQLTIRQYH, encoded by the coding sequence ATGACTCAACTACCACAACGCTTAGGAAAAGGCATGATTTATGCGGCATGGATATTAGTACTGGTGTTGCTGACTTTATTTTTTAACCACTTTATTGAGCGCCAAAATAATCCTAACCAAGCACCGGTTACACAATATCATCAAGAAGGTTATCGACAAGTGATCTTACAACGAAATCGTAGTGGACATTATGTTGCCAATGGGAGCATTAATAATCAATCGGTGGTTTTTTTTCTCGATACCGGTGCCACTACCGTGTCTATTCCAGAATCAGTCGCACTTCGCCTCAATTTACAACGTGGAACCCCTCTATTGATGGAAACAGCTAACGGTACTGTTACAACTTATAGCACGCTCATTGAGAGTGTCGCTTTAGGAGAGATTAAACTCAATGAGGTACGGGCTAGCATCAACCCGACGATGCAAGGTGAGGAAGTGTTGCTGGGAATGAGTTTTCTCAAACAACTGGAATTCTCTCAACGGGGTGATCAATTAACTATCCGTCAATATCATTAG
- a CDS encoding nicotinate-nucleotide pyrophosphorylase translates to MDQLALPTDISETVRRALQEDMGTGDITSQLIPVNTQAQAQVISRESAILCGTAWVDEVFNQLDSQVQVTWSVKDGEAIQPLQRLCQLSGPARALLTGERTALNFLQLLSGTATAAQRYVAAIKGTHTRLLDTRKTLPGLRSAQKYAVRCGGGKNHRLGLYDAFLIKENHILAAGSIAQAVMTARHHAPQLPIEVEVETLEQITEALQAGADILLLDNFNLNQLREAVIQVQGQAKLEASGGITLDAIRPIAETGVDYISIGAITKSVQAVDLSMRILSLDNSHEKLS, encoded by the coding sequence ATGGATCAACTTGCTTTACCAACGGATATCAGTGAAACAGTACGACGTGCCTTACAAGAAGATATGGGTACCGGTGATATCACTAGCCAACTGATTCCAGTGAACACTCAAGCGCAGGCTCAAGTAATCAGTCGTGAATCGGCCATTTTATGTGGTACTGCCTGGGTTGATGAAGTTTTTAACCAATTAGATAGCCAAGTACAGGTAACTTGGTCTGTTAAAGATGGTGAAGCTATTCAGCCGCTGCAACGCTTATGTCAGCTAAGCGGTCCCGCCCGTGCGTTATTAACTGGTGAACGCACCGCTTTAAATTTTTTACAATTACTTTCCGGTACGGCAACTGCAGCACAACGTTATGTCGCTGCTATCAAGGGGACTCATACCCGCCTATTAGACACACGTAAAACTTTACCCGGGTTACGCAGTGCACAAAAATATGCTGTGCGTTGTGGCGGAGGTAAAAATCATCGTCTGGGTTTATATGACGCCTTTTTAATTAAAGAAAATCATATTTTGGCGGCGGGGTCTATCGCCCAAGCAGTGATGACGGCTCGACATCATGCCCCGCAGTTACCTATCGAAGTTGAAGTCGAAACTCTTGAACAAATTACCGAAGCCTTGCAAGCCGGTGCTGATATTTTATTACTAGATAATTTTAATCTCAATCAGTTACGTGAAGCGGTGATTCAAGTCCAAGGTCAAGCGAAATTGGAAGCCTCCGGTGGAATTACTTTAGATGCCATTAGACCCATCGCCGAAACGGGGGTTGACTATATTTCAATTGGTGCTATAACTAAAAGTGTACAGGCGGTCGATTTATCGATGCGAATTTTATCACTCGATAATTCCCATGAAAAATTATCTTAA
- a CDS encoding transmembrane sensor domain-containing protein has translation MKNYLNRLLDKYSTVIAALVIGHIVFLSILGCRALGWLQPLELKIYDFLRWQQSHSKAFTDDRIVMILADDEDQRQWGWPLSDQHLVQLLTTILAHKPNAIGLDLYRDLPVPIEGSGGYEQLKHLFANSPQILGIFKYQDRYGVRVDPSPVLKEKNQLGFNDVPTDTNGIIRRDLLYMYDEKQDQVIESLALRLALHYLAQHHIVPQPDPNDSSALRLGKTVLSPLTPDFGGYVNLDAGGFQFMLDYFGTWQPSPILNFTKILTGQLAPAQLQDKIVIIGVNAQATADFVYAPFKISHFGEQRIPGAMIHAYATSQLLRMALGNSPTLQTWSENQEMAWIGLWSLLSALLCLYAQSLWRLSLILIVGFIFLFIIDYGLFAHHVWIIVAAPALSWISSALLMLAYLTQQGKQQRAVLMQIFSRHVSKKVAEEIWKQRDQYLTAGRLVSQRLTATVLFTDLQNFTTVSEQMEPHALMEWLNQYMATMVNIIENQYHGQVNKFIGDGIMAVFGVPIPRTSQKAIAHDAINAVNCAVTMRREMSRLTEQWQAQGLPLIRMRVGIFTGPVIVGSLGSVERQEYAVLGDTVNTASRLESFDKNIEPDNLCRIIIGESTLKLIRKHSFKTEQVGEVNLKGKQARITLYRVRT, from the coding sequence ATGAAAAATTATCTTAACCGATTGTTAGACAAGTACTCCACGGTGATAGCTGCTCTGGTTATAGGACATATTGTGTTTTTGAGTATTCTGGGTTGCCGTGCCCTAGGCTGGTTACAACCGTTAGAATTAAAAATTTATGATTTTTTGCGATGGCAGCAGTCTCATTCCAAGGCCTTTACCGATGATCGAATCGTGATGATTTTAGCGGATGATGAGGATCAACGTCAGTGGGGGTGGCCATTATCGGATCAACATTTAGTTCAATTGTTAACCACCATTTTAGCCCATAAACCAAATGCCATTGGATTAGATCTCTATCGTGATTTACCGGTTCCCATTGAAGGCAGTGGTGGTTATGAACAATTAAAGCATCTATTTGCTAATTCTCCCCAGATTCTGGGCATTTTTAAATATCAAGACCGTTATGGCGTGAGAGTTGATCCTTCACCGGTACTCAAAGAGAAAAATCAACTGGGTTTCAATGATGTCCCGACCGATACCAACGGCATTATTCGTCGTGACTTATTGTATATGTATGATGAAAAACAGGATCAGGTCATTGAATCTTTAGCTTTACGGTTGGCACTCCACTATTTAGCACAGCACCACATTGTTCCCCAACCGGATCCCAATGATTCGTCTGCCCTTCGTCTGGGTAAAACGGTTTTATCTCCTTTAACCCCCGATTTTGGTGGTTACGTTAATTTAGATGCCGGCGGGTTTCAATTCATGTTAGATTATTTTGGTACTTGGCAACCTTCACCAATACTTAATTTTACTAAAATTTTAACCGGACAATTGGCTCCGGCTCAGTTACAAGATAAGATTGTCATTATCGGTGTCAATGCTCAAGCAACCGCCGATTTTGTCTATGCTCCTTTTAAAATAAGTCACTTTGGTGAACAACGAATACCCGGTGCGATGATCCATGCTTATGCAACCAGCCAATTGTTACGCATGGCGCTTGGGAACTCACCCACTCTACAAACTTGGAGTGAGAATCAAGAAATGGCTTGGATAGGATTATGGAGTTTACTCAGTGCGTTGCTATGTTTATATGCTCAATCTCTATGGCGATTAAGTTTAATTCTGATAGTCGGATTTATATTTTTATTTATAATCGACTATGGGCTATTTGCTCATCATGTTTGGATTATTGTGGCCGCACCGGCTCTCAGTTGGATCAGTTCTGCCTTATTAATGTTGGCTTATTTAACTCAACAAGGTAAACAACAACGGGCAGTATTAATGCAAATTTTTTCTCGACATGTTTCTAAAAAAGTGGCAGAAGAAATTTGGAAACAACGCGATCAATATTTAACCGCCGGTCGTCTAGTCTCACAGCGACTGACGGCGACTGTTTTGTTCACAGATTTACAAAATTTTACTACCGTTTCTGAGCAAATGGAACCGCACGCGTTGATGGAATGGCTTAATCAATATATGGCAACCATGGTCAATATTATTGAAAACCAATATCATGGTCAAGTCAATAAATTTATTGGCGATGGAATTATGGCAGTATTCGGTGTTCCTATTCCACGGACCTCCCAGAAAGCGATTGCTCATGATGCTATCAATGCGGTTAATTGTGCGGTAACTATGCGTCGTGAAATGTCCCGTTTAACTGAGCAATGGCAAGCACAAGGGTTACCTTTAATTCGAATGCGAGTGGGTATTTTTACCGGTCCGGTGATCGTTGGGAGTTTGGGTAGTGTAGAACGTCAAGAATATGCAGTACTTGGGGATACGGTTAATACGGCTTCCCGATTAGAAAGTTTTGACAAAAATATTGAACCGGACAACCTTTGTCGCATTATTATTGGTGAATCTACGCTAAAATTAATCAGAAAACATTCTTTTAAAACTGAACAAGTTGGTGAGGTGAATCTGAAAGGTAAACAAGCGCGAATTACCCTTTACCGGGTAAGAACTTGA
- a CDS encoding cation diffusion facilitator family transporter: MIMSALNTALLSLFVGVIVLSLKWLAYWWTGSVALYSDALESFINVAAALVAFIAIWVSSQPADDNHPYGHTKAEYFSAVIEGVLVVLAALAIIREAWERLLAPVALTSIGSGILISLLASLCNAALASYLLYISKKTNSIALKADGLHVLSDVITSVGVLIGIGLAWLTQWWMLDPLLAILVAINILWMGWQLVRESVGGLMDEGLTPEKRAPLYEIIRSQMETALQVHAIKTRRAGHLTFIEFHLVVPDDMTVKVAHNICDRLEEALCQHIPEAKVMIHVEPENKTEHGGIILYQMYQQ, translated from the coding sequence ATGATTATGTCTGCTTTAAATACCGCTCTTCTCAGTCTATTTGTTGGAGTTATTGTTCTTTCACTCAAATGGCTGGCTTATTGGTGGACTGGCTCCGTTGCACTCTATTCAGATGCACTAGAATCTTTTATCAACGTTGCGGCTGCCCTCGTGGCATTTATTGCCATATGGGTTTCCTCTCAACCGGCTGACGATAATCATCCTTATGGTCATACGAAAGCAGAATACTTCTCAGCGGTTATTGAAGGGGTATTGGTAGTGTTAGCGGCTTTAGCCATTATTCGTGAAGCTTGGGAACGTTTATTGGCACCAGTAGCCCTCACTTCAATCGGTTCAGGAATTCTCATCTCCTTATTGGCTTCGTTGTGTAATGCGGCCTTAGCCAGTTATTTGTTGTATATCAGCAAAAAAACCAACTCGATTGCCCTGAAAGCGGATGGTTTACACGTTTTAAGTGATGTTATTACTTCGGTAGGTGTACTTATCGGGATAGGGCTAGCTTGGCTGACCCAGTGGTGGATGCTTGATCCACTCTTAGCGATTCTCGTTGCCATTAATATTCTCTGGATGGGATGGCAATTAGTCCGTGAATCGGTGGGAGGGTTAATGGATGAAGGTTTGACACCGGAAAAACGAGCCCCTTTATATGAAATCATTCGTAGTCAGATGGAAACCGCTTTGCAGGTTCATGCGATTAAAACGCGTCGCGCGGGTCATCTAACCTTTATTGAATTTCATTTGGTGGTTCCTGATGATATGACCGTAAAAGTGGCACATAATATTTGTGATCGTTTAGAAGAAGCATTATGCCAACATATTCCAGAGGCTAAAGTGATGATTCATGTGGAACCAGAAAATAAAACTGAACATGGGGGCATTATTTTGTATCAAATGTATCAACAATAA
- a CDS encoding outer membrane efflux protein yields MTKLIYGLLLIILPSWLQAETLTAVIQQTLETNPEILITIKNRYMVEQQLQQAQAAYRPTIDLIGGYGREISDNVSTRRAGGDVTLTRRETGLSLSQMLFDGFEVKNSVNKHQYLVNSAAYKVQESSEDIALQTAEVYLEILRRRQLVELSKDNVVIHQKILDQIRDLAVGGAGRQADVQQSSSRLALAKSSLVNAQGNLRNTEITYRRITGELPDALIQPDFTSLEKTLPQSETKAFEIALNSHPALQIAYAELEAAQAAHQQVNSTFMPRFNLELGITDNQNLDGVNGNNDDITAMLRMRYNLYRGGADQSRLQEAAQQVGAAQEMIRKIQRALEEETFLAWNGLITTRARLDHLEKHVKSTAEVLESYREQFKLGQRTLLDVLDSENELFNARTALVSAQYAEMLNILQVLKSMGILLKSMKIDLPPESQITF; encoded by the coding sequence ATGACAAAGTTGATTTATGGTTTATTGTTGATAATTTTACCATCATGGCTACAAGCTGAAACTTTAACAGCAGTCATTCAACAGACCTTAGAAACTAACCCGGAAATCTTAATTACGATTAAAAATCGTTATATGGTTGAGCAACAATTGCAACAAGCACAAGCAGCCTATCGGCCAACGATAGACTTGATAGGCGGATATGGGCGAGAAATTAGTGATAATGTTTCTACTCGTCGTGCCGGTGGCGATGTGACCTTGACCCGTCGAGAAACGGGATTAAGCCTTTCTCAAATGTTGTTTGATGGTTTTGAAGTTAAAAATAGTGTGAATAAACATCAGTATCTGGTTAATTCAGCCGCTTATAAAGTTCAAGAAAGCAGTGAAGATATCGCGTTACAAACGGCAGAAGTTTACCTAGAAATATTGCGGCGACGACAATTAGTTGAACTCAGTAAAGACAATGTAGTTATTCATCAAAAAATACTTGACCAAATTCGTGATTTGGCAGTCGGCGGTGCCGGACGTCAAGCCGATGTACAACAAAGTTCCAGCCGATTGGCATTAGCAAAATCGAGCTTAGTGAATGCACAAGGCAATTTGCGTAATACTGAAATCACCTATCGACGGATCACCGGAGAATTACCTGATGCCTTAATTCAACCGGACTTCACTTCCTTAGAAAAGACTCTACCGCAAAGTGAAACCAAAGCTTTTGAAATAGCACTGAATAGTCATCCAGCGTTACAAATTGCTTATGCAGAATTAGAAGCCGCACAGGCAGCACACCAACAAGTTAACTCGACTTTTATGCCCCGGTTTAATTTAGAATTGGGTATTACCGATAATCAAAATTTAGATGGCGTCAATGGCAACAACGATGATATTACGGCGATGTTAAGAATGCGTTATAACTTATATCGTGGGGGTGCTGATCAATCCCGTCTACAGGAAGCTGCTCAGCAAGTGGGTGCAGCTCAAGAGATGATCCGCAAAATTCAGCGAGCGCTTGAAGAAGAAACTTTTCTAGCCTGGAATGGCTTAATCACGACCCGAGCACGTTTAGATCATCTGGAAAAACATGTCAAATCCACTGCGGAAGTTCTTGAATCCTATAGAGAACAATTTAAGTTAGGCCAACGCACACTCTTAGATGTCTTAGACTCAGAAAACGAACTGTTTAATGCGCGTACTGCTCTCGTTTCAGCACAATATGCAGAAATGCTCAATATTTTACAAGTACTGAAGAGTATGGGAATATTACTGAAAAGTATGAAAATTGATTTGCCCCCAGAATCTCAAATCACTTTTTAA